ACACACATAGATAAGCAGACGACGTTGTGTGGACGTCTTTCAACAGCTGTGCTGTCGTACACTGAATGATGTGAGCCTGCTTTCGACATCTGGAAATGCATTACAAAGTTAGGACAGTTCCTAGGCCTAGCACCATGTATTGCTCAAGAGGGTTGGAGGAGACACTGTCCTCGCCTAGAGATTACTGTGCACCTTTTCTCTTCTCTTTCCAACATATCTTGTCCATTGTTGCAGACCAACCAGTGGGTCGATGGTGTTGTACAACCGTGCCCAAGTCAAGTACCGCAACGATGGCTACTTTTGGAAGAAACGGCGCGATGGGAAAACGACACGGGAAGACCATATGAAACTGAAAGTTCAGGGAATCGAGGTGGGTAGATGTTCTTCTTCATCAGATCAAGTAGTTGTGCTTCTAGCAACTTACCCATAATGCGGGCAGGGTGAAGTGGCTGCATTTTTCCTTGCATAATGCTATTCTCTGACTTATTCCAGTGCATCTACGGAAAGTACTCACACTCTGCGATTCTGCCGACATTTCACCGGCGGTGCTACTGGCTCCTTCAGAATCCCGACGTCGTGTTGGTCCATTACCTCAATGTGCCGTACACGGATGACAACAAGGTGGCTCTCACAACGCTATCAGCGGCCGAGAAGAAGAAGTGGACGAGAGAGGAATTGGTTGGCCAGCTTAGGCCTATGAGTGAGTTGATGCTTTAGCTTATTTCTGACTCAAGAACTTGTTGTTATAGAAATCTGTGAATTCATAGAAGTGCTCACAGTCCAACCCAAAAGACGAAACTGATGAGGGTTTACAGCCCAATATGTGCTGTGGTGCCCGTTGACATCCACCATGGCGTGCCTTGCCTTATTAAAGCTTGATTCTCATTCCAGTCTCAACTTCCAAGATGTCTGATTTTCAAAAATTACCCGCAGCTGAACAAATTGTAAGTAAAGCAAGAGTCAGGGGATCGTACGTGATCtgaatttcaaaaattatttttccGTTGATTAATTGCAGTGGGGAAAAGACAACATGAATTTCAAAAGTCAGGGCGAAGTATGCTGGTACACTTTAAAAAGGTTGTCCTCATTAGAAGGATGTCTGGATTACAGAGGTCTTACTCATTCCACTTGGTGTACTGAATACGGAATATCTCCTTTACTCACTAAGCTCTTTGTAAAAAGCCTGTCGATGGGAGGTACGACTAACACACATCAATGGGCTTTATTCTGTATCTCTGTTTCCATATTTCAGATGGAAGAAAAGGTCGAGCACATTGTCAATCATCTGTTACAGCAGCAGCCAGGTGACGCTATGGGCAATGACGTCCAGGATGctgggaagaagaagaagggtctACCTCTCCTACAGGCAGCGCCAAGAGTCATGCCGCAGGGAGCAGCGTTACCAGGACAAGCTGTGCTGCTGCCTGGTGCCGTCAATAATACCAATCAGATGTCAGCGACACCGTTTATATTGAATCTCTCACAGTTTCAAGGCAGTAATGACTTAATCATCTTAAGTGGGCAAAATGCTGCCCGGATCTCAATCTTTAGTAATGGCCAGAATGTCCAAGGGGGTGCCACTGCGGCTCAAGGGGTGGCGCCGAAGATCGTCAATGTTGGCCAGGTGTCGCCAGTCGTGGGAGTGGAAGATATGCCTGATTCGTCTGTCTGTGATACAACTCTAACCTCGTCTGTGTTCAACTCAACTCCTACGTCTGATCCTGCGTCATCAACATTTCATGCTTATACTACACTGCCCCCTGGTGTAGCAACAGTGTGTTCATCCTTCACGACGTCAACGCCTGTGATGTCTTATACAGCTGCGTCTGACGGGTCAATAGTTAGTTTATCATCTCTCCCCACTGCTTGTATGTCTGTGGCACCAGACCAGCTACCAGGGATTAAGGAATCAGTCTATTCACCTGCACCGTTCATGACTGACGCACAGAATGAAAACAAACTTCATATGAACTTGGTGAACTTCAACCCCAATCAGGTCAAGAGTGAAAACATTGATGTTCCTGGTCTCCACCTGACCCAGGAGGAAATACAGAAAACACTCGCGGCGAACATGCCGTCAGAATCATCCGAGGAACAAATTACCCAGAGTGCAGCTGATATGACAGACATGCAGCAGAATGTATCAACACCGACGAGTGCCGATTTGAACTTTGATGCTTTTGATTTGTTGGATCTGAACGATTTAGGGGAGTTTGATAGTCTGAACGCAGACCTTATGATCACTGAGTCGTGTGAGAAAGATAAACTGGGACTGAATGCTACTTTGGGGCACGATCCAGATTTGAATGAGAACTCTTCTGTGGGGGAGGAAGGAAAGACGGGGCAGGCCGACGTGTCAGATTACAGTCCGGACTGGTCCTACCCTGAGGTAAGTTGATAGAAATGATCTGAGGCATTGGCTATTAAGATTATCGCTGGCCTAAAAGACAGATTTGCCAAGTTTGGTCGTATCTGCTCTGTGACACTATAAGTGTTGTCTTCTACAAGGGAAAGGTGTGACATGGTGTGATGTCAGTATGAAGTGACAGACAGGTTGACATTTTTGGGAGGTTGCTGTACCATTCTTTGACCATGATGTAAAGTTGCATGATGACAGGTACTCCAATATCTAAATGAGAagacttattttgttgtttcaGGGTGGAACAAAAGTGTTGATCACAGGCCCGTGGTACGATTCCTCTGCCTCCTATGGCTGTACCTTTGATGGCGTTCTCGTGTCTGCACAGTTCATACAGAGTGGTGTACTACGCTGTGTTTGTCCAGGTAAGTCTCACCAACGTATAACGTGCCGTCTCTGTTAGCCGAGAGAAACAGTATGAAATGCAGTTTGCTGCGTTTTATGTGAAGAGTGGCTTGAGAGAAAGCTTGGCCAGCAGTGATGACAGTACATATCTTTCAACCGATGATAGCAAGTACAAGTATGTAAGTCTGTCTTTATCTTTGCAGCACATGGCCCTGGTTTTGTGACATTCCAAGTGACCTCAGAGAGTTATGCGATCTCCAAAGACTGTGCCTTTGAGTACAGAGTGCGTAGTCCTAGTCAAGCAGTGGATGGGCTCGGTGAGGATACCAGGTGGCTTATCAATGAAGGTATGTATCAAACAGCTTCTTCTTGCCTTCAGCTCCTGTCAATATTACAATTCACATTCAATCCCGGTCACAATTGATGTAAACTCATCATATCGCAACAAAAATGAGATCATCTTAAAATGTTGGTATTTTCAGATAAGCAGTTTAAGTTGGCACTTCTTGAAAGGATGGAAGGTTTAGAGAAGAGATTAGTCAAAGGTCCGGCCAGTTTTCGGACCGCATCGGCTATTAATACGGTATGTATTCTAGGCGCTGGAAGCTGACGTTTATTGAGAAGCAATGGCTTTAGAAACAAACATACAGGCTAGACTACAGACCATCATGATTCAACTGATGGATTCTTTAGTCCAACAGGGGTGATTTTGATTAGAGTTGAATGTTGTCCTCACTGAGTGCAGACACTGTATCATTGGATGAAGGTCATCAAATACGAATgttaaattttctttttcagaccAAGTTGTTGGTAAAAAGCTGTGATATATTTGAGGAGCGAATGATTGACTACTGCGAGGCCTGCAGTCGTCAAGCGTGGATCAGTGAACCAATTGTGCCATTGCCGAACTCGTACAAAGGCATGACGTTACTCCACCTAGCGGCGGCGCTGGGATACAGTCGTCTCATCAAGACACTGATTCAGTGGCGGACGGAGAAGTCGTGTATGATCTTGGAGTACGAGGTTGATGCGTTGAGTTTGGACGACTGCTCTTGCACTCCGTTTGTAAGTAAGAAGGATTGAGAGCCCAGAGTTGGCTTGAGTCTTTGGGCAGGTCTCCTAGTCCAACATGGCTCACTCCACCCATTCAGTGGTCGCATTAGACAATAATCAGTCAGCATGTGATGCCGTAAACAGtgaattgaatgaaaatgtgtaCTTAGGAACTATGATGTCTCAGGGAATattcaaattatattttcagCTCTGGGCATGTGCATTGAATCGACTTGATGCTGCAGTTGTCCTTTACCAATGGAATCAGAGTGCCGTTAACGTCTGCACACGAGAGGGTCTTCTGCCTCTGATCCTCGCAAGAGAGAAAGGTCACGTGTCCCTCGTCGACCACATCGACCAATTAGAAAATCTGCGGGAGTACAACAGTTCACAGAACATCATATCTTTCTTGGAATCATTTAACTGTTCAACATTATCTGAAGATTCGATGACCTTGTCACAACCTCTGACCTCCACACCGGAACGATCTCAGGCTTCCTTCAAAACATCTTCGAAATTCTCATCGACACTAAGCGTAGAGGGCCAGTCAACACTGACGGTGGAGACTCCGCCTTATAGCACTAGTCCCAAGCCCAGCCCAAAACTTAAACCGGCATCCAAGTCAAGCAAACGATCGGAACGTTTACGGAAACGCCTTTCAGTTGAAATCTTACCCTCTAAGGGTTCACCACAGGATTCACCAACCAATCCTGCTCCAGTTGCAGTGACAGTTGATCTCGGTAAGAAGAGTTTACGCTCCGTCAACTCCGACCCCCATCTGGCCGCTCTCACGTCGGATGAGAATCCCATGATGTCAGGTGACCTGGCCAGTCCTGTCATCTTCATGCAGACGGAACCACAGCAGCTCGCAAGTAAGGATTCT
The sequence above is a segment of the Lineus longissimus chromosome 12, tnLinLong1.2, whole genome shotgun sequence genome. Coding sequences within it:
- the LOC135496463 gene encoding calmodulin-binding transcription activator 2-like isoform X3, giving the protein MEGSKSKKDAENRPKGYYTLIKSQFAYVPYPEVDENPNKQHDEPKVIVLPKQLEELPKPLEFPTENHRWNTNEEIAGLLISFDRHAQWQSSEVKQRPTSGSMVLYNRAQVKYRNDGYFWKKRRDGKTTREDHMKLKVQGIECIYGKYSHSAILPTFHRRCYWLLQNPDVVLVHYLNVPYTDDNKVALTTLSAAEKKKWTREELVGQLRPMISTSKMSDFQKLPAAEQIMEEKVEHIVNHLLQQQPGDAMGNDVQDAGKKKKGLPLLQAAPRVMPQGAALPGQAVLLPGAVNNTNQMSATPFILNLSQFQGSNDLIILSGQNAARISIFSNGQNVQGGATAAQGVAPKIVNVGQVSPVVGVEDMPDSSVCDTTLTSSVFNSTPTSDPASSTFHAYTTLPPGVATVCSSFTTSTPVMSYTAASDGSIVSLSSLPTACMSVAPDQLPGIKESVYSPAPFMTDAQNENKLHMNLVNFNPNQVKSENIDVPGLHLTQEEIQKTLAANMPSESSEEQITQSAADMTDMQQNVSTPTSADLNFDAFDLLDLNDLGEFDSLNADLMITESCEKDKLGLNATLGHDPDLNENSSVGEEGKTGQADVSDYSPDWSYPEGGTKVLITGPWYDSSASYGCTFDGVLVSAQFIQSGVLRCVCPAHGPGFVTFQVTSESYAISKDCAFEYRVRSPSQAVDGLGEDTRWLINEDKQFKLALLERMEGLEKRLVKGPASFRTASAINTTKLLVKSCDIFEERMIDYCEACSRQAWISEPIVPLPNSYKGMTLLHLAAALGYSRLIKTLIQWRTEKSCMILEYEVDALSLDDCSCTPFLWACALNRLDAAVVLYQWNQSAVNVCTREGLLPLILAREKGHVSLVDHIDQLENLREYNSSQNIISFLESFNCSTLSEDSMTLSQPLTSTPERSQASFKTSSKFSSTLSVEGQSTLTVETPPYSTSPKPSPKLKPASKSSKRSERLRKRLSVEILPSKGSPQDSPTNPAPVAVTVDLGKKSLRSVNSDPHLAALTSDENPMMSGDLASPVIFMQTEPQQLASKDSDKPVAMDTDEVSETRSSSPFIDVERVSSDEEDTTTEVTPKIKTESSSSQNQMITLAKQIIAAMPERIKLSPSRSDDSGIVRDRSNSYGSFSSTSTTPPCMEGEGFGAFDEYRYPDYGTPASSLSPESSCLQSPLSFTLDSPPPTMSDFKEYFNAPSTFMEKDFSQLTLSDQEQRHLYEAARIIQDVYRKYKDRQQQQQQRRKEISAAVLIQSYYRRYKQYAYYKKMCQAAVLIQSQFRSYQVQKRFKRSRDAATVIQNQYRAYKEHERFKKSRDAAKIIQQRFRSHYQRSQGGEKSRKGHPLTRQSSHGSIVCDYLSREAGLDLWDMMHTVRFREGGKLRDRQKRQNSQ
- the LOC135496463 gene encoding calmodulin-binding transcription activator 1-like isoform X1; this translates as MEGSKSKKDAENRPKGYYTLIKSQFAYVPYPEVDENPNKQHDEPKVIVLPKQLEELPKPLEFPTENHRWNTNEEIAGLLISFDRHAQWQSSEVKQRPTSGSMVLYNRAQVKYRNDGYFWKKRRDGKTTREDHMKLKVQGIECIYGKYSHSAILPTFHRRCYWLLQNPDVVLVHYLNVPYTDDNKVALTTLSAAEKKKWTREELVGQLRPMISTSKMSDFQKLPAAEQIMEEKVEHIVNHLLQQQPGDAMGNDVQDAGKKKKGLPLLQAAPRVMPQGAALPGQAVLLPGAVNNTNQMSATPFILNLSQFQGSNDLIILSGQNAARISIFSNGQNVQGGATAAQGVAPKIVNVGQVSPVVGVEDMPDSSVCDTTLTSSVFNSTPTSDPASSTFHAYTTLPPGVATVCSSFTTSTPVMSYTAASDGSIVSLSSLPTACMSVAPDQLPGIKESVYSPAPFMTDAQNENKLHMNLVNFNPNQVKSENIDVPGLHLTQEEIQKTLAANMPSESSEEQITQSAADMTDMQQNVSTPTSADLNFDAFDLLDLNDLGEFDSLNADLMITESCEKDKLGLNATLGHDPDLNENSSVGEEGKTGQADVSDYSPDWSYPEGGTKVLITGPWYDSSASYGCTFDGVLVSAQFIQSGVLRCVCPAHGPGFVTFQVTSESYAISKDCAFEYRVRSPSQAVDGLGEDTRWLINEDKQFKLALLERMEGLEKRLVKGPASFRTASAINTTKLLVKSCDIFEERMIDYCEACSRQAWISEPIVPLPNSYKGMTLLHLAAALGYSRLIKTLIQWRTEKSCMILEYEVDALSLDDCSCTPFLWACALNRLDAAVVLYQWNQSAVNVCTREGLLPLILAREKGHVSLVDHIDQLENLREYNSSQNIISFLESFNCSTLSEDSMTLSQPLTSTPERSQASFKTSSKFSSTLSVEGQSTLTVETPPYSTSPKPSPKLKPASKSSKRSERLRKRLSVEILPSKGSPQDSPTNPAPVAVTVDLGKKSLRSVNSDPHLAALTSDENPMMSGDLASPVIFMQTEPQQLASKDSDKPVAMDTDEVSETRSSSPFIDVERVSSDEEDTTTEVTPKIKTESSSSQNQMITLAKQIIAAMPERIKLSPSRSDDSGIVRDRSNSYGSFSSTSTTPPCMEGEGFGAFDEYRYPDYGTPASSLSPESSCLQSPLSFTLDSPPPTMSDFKEYFNAPSTFMEKDFSQLTLSDQEQRHLYEAARIIQDVYRKYKDRQQQQQQRRKEISAAVLIQSYYRRYKQYAYYKKMCQAAVLIQSQFRSYQVQKRFKRSRDAATVIQNQYRAYKEHERFKKSRDAAKIIQQRFRSHYQRSQGGEKSRKGHPLTRQSSHGSEKEGSLETDRSDRTASEASSSFDASFDASFDAEEPPSGDSSNYDNTQTHSSSSISEQCSEGRGQESRSGSRSSSRDERSRTRSKSRDSSSVVREHKSSAQDRDREPIRKSSSECQNREKSDRECGAKAGTGFKRMPRSVVRDPQPVSRESQSLSREPWSQARECLLPYEAQLNRELRAASLDPKIITCREEMGPPATSPTEMGPPRHTMMPRESLSKDDRPNQPTKKESSVSSGHQGALRTDERNIPSVECTANNPGENTIKQLKGSTPEIASTEKTGVEIDNKHLGDLCSVEDSSLDLSEFDLDYLQASDIGADYLSLEECSKRFAPPMSDVDLAKEFPDAGGLGLSQGVRMGGLVPQELNVMPVTTVTTPPSALASEEEATEETNVSKVLETIKDSGPGNGKNENG
- the LOC135496463 gene encoding calmodulin-binding transcription activator 2-like isoform X5 → MEGSKSKKDAENRPKGYYTLIKSQFAYVPYPEVDENPNKQHDEPKVIVLPKQLEELPKPLEFPTENHRWNTNEEIAGLLISFDRHAQWQSSEVKQRPTSGSMVLYNRAQVKYRNDGYFWKKRRDGKTTREDHMKLKVQGIECIYGKYSHSAILPTFHRRCYWLLQNPDVVLVHYLNVPYTDDNKVALTTLSAAEKKKWTREELVGQLRPMISTSKMSDFQKLPAAEQIMEEKVEHIVNHLLQQQPGDAMGNDVQDAGKKKKGLPLLQAAPRVMPQGAALPGQAVLLPGAVNNTNQMSATPFILNLSQFQGSNDLIILSGQNAARISIFSNGQNVQGGATAAQGVAPKIVNVGQVSPVVGVEDMPDSSVCDTTLTSSVFNSTPTSDPASSTFHAYTTLPPGVATVCSSFTTSTPVMSYTAASDGSIVSLSSLPTACMSVAPDQLPGIKESVYSPAPFMTDAQNENKLHMNLVNFNPNQVKSENIDVPGLHLTQEEIQKTLAANMPSESSEEQITQSAADMTDMQQNVSTPTSADLNFDAFDLLDLNDLGEFDSLNADLMITESCEKDKLGLNATLGHDPDLNENSSVGEEGKTGQADVSDYSPDWSYPEGGTKVLITGPWYDSSASYGCTFDGVLVSAQFIQSGVLRCVCPAHGPGFVTFQVTSESYAISKDCAFEYRVRSPSQAVDGLGEDTRWLINEDKQFKLALLERMEGLEKRLVKGPASFRTASAINTTKLLVKSCDIFEERMIDYCEACSRQAWISEPIVPLPNSYKGMTLLHLAAALGYSRLIKTLIQWRTEKSCMILEYEVDALSLDDCSCTPFLWACALNRLDAAVVLYQWNQSAVNVCTREGLLPLILAREKGHVSLVDHIDQLENLREYNSSQNIISFLESFNCSTLSEDSMTLSQPLTSTPERSQASFKTSSKFSSTLSVEGQSTLTVETPPYSTSPKPSPKLKPASKSSKRSERLRKRLSVEILPSKGSPQDSPTNPAPVAVTVDLGKKSLRSVNSDPHLAALTSDENPMMSGDLASPVIFMQTEPQQLASKDSDKPVAMDTDEVSETRSSSPFIDVERVSSDEEDTTTEVTPKIKTESSSSQNQMITLAKQIIAAMPERIKLSPSRSDDSGIVRDRSNSYGSFSSTSTTPPCMEGEGFGAFDEYRYPDYGTPASSLSPESSCLQSPLSFTLDSPPPTMSDFKEYFNAPSTFMEKDFSQLTLSDQEQRHLYEAARIIQDVYRKYKDRQQQQQQRRKEISAAVLIQSYYRRYKQYAYYKKMCQAAVLIQSQFRSYQVQKRFKRSRDAATVIQNQYRAYKEHERFKKSRDAAKIIQQRFRSHYQRSQGGEKSRKGHPLTRQSSHGSETS
- the LOC135496463 gene encoding calmodulin-binding transcription activator 1-like isoform X2, translating into MEGSKSKKDAENRPKDEPKVIVLPKQLEELPKPLEFPTENHRWNTNEEIAGLLISFDRHAQWQSSEVKQRPTSGSMVLYNRAQVKYRNDGYFWKKRRDGKTTREDHMKLKVQGIECIYGKYSHSAILPTFHRRCYWLLQNPDVVLVHYLNVPYTDDNKVALTTLSAAEKKKWTREELVGQLRPMISTSKMSDFQKLPAAEQIMEEKVEHIVNHLLQQQPGDAMGNDVQDAGKKKKGLPLLQAAPRVMPQGAALPGQAVLLPGAVNNTNQMSATPFILNLSQFQGSNDLIILSGQNAARISIFSNGQNVQGGATAAQGVAPKIVNVGQVSPVVGVEDMPDSSVCDTTLTSSVFNSTPTSDPASSTFHAYTTLPPGVATVCSSFTTSTPVMSYTAASDGSIVSLSSLPTACMSVAPDQLPGIKESVYSPAPFMTDAQNENKLHMNLVNFNPNQVKSENIDVPGLHLTQEEIQKTLAANMPSESSEEQITQSAADMTDMQQNVSTPTSADLNFDAFDLLDLNDLGEFDSLNADLMITESCEKDKLGLNATLGHDPDLNENSSVGEEGKTGQADVSDYSPDWSYPEGGTKVLITGPWYDSSASYGCTFDGVLVSAQFIQSGVLRCVCPAHGPGFVTFQVTSESYAISKDCAFEYRVRSPSQAVDGLGEDTRWLINEDKQFKLALLERMEGLEKRLVKGPASFRTASAINTTKLLVKSCDIFEERMIDYCEACSRQAWISEPIVPLPNSYKGMTLLHLAAALGYSRLIKTLIQWRTEKSCMILEYEVDALSLDDCSCTPFLWACALNRLDAAVVLYQWNQSAVNVCTREGLLPLILAREKGHVSLVDHIDQLENLREYNSSQNIISFLESFNCSTLSEDSMTLSQPLTSTPERSQASFKTSSKFSSTLSVEGQSTLTVETPPYSTSPKPSPKLKPASKSSKRSERLRKRLSVEILPSKGSPQDSPTNPAPVAVTVDLGKKSLRSVNSDPHLAALTSDENPMMSGDLASPVIFMQTEPQQLASKDSDKPVAMDTDEVSETRSSSPFIDVERVSSDEEDTTTEVTPKIKTESSSSQNQMITLAKQIIAAMPERIKLSPSRSDDSGIVRDRSNSYGSFSSTSTTPPCMEGEGFGAFDEYRYPDYGTPASSLSPESSCLQSPLSFTLDSPPPTMSDFKEYFNAPSTFMEKDFSQLTLSDQEQRHLYEAARIIQDVYRKYKDRQQQQQQRRKEISAAVLIQSYYRRYKQYAYYKKMCQAAVLIQSQFRSYQVQKRFKRSRDAATVIQNQYRAYKEHERFKKSRDAAKIIQQRFRSHYQRSQGGEKSRKGHPLTRQSSHGSEKEGSLETDRSDRTASEASSSFDASFDASFDAEEPPSGDSSNYDNTQTHSSSSISEQCSEGRGQESRSGSRSSSRDERSRTRSKSRDSSSVVREHKSSAQDRDREPIRKSSSECQNREKSDRECGAKAGTGFKRMPRSVVRDPQPVSRESQSLSREPWSQARECLLPYEAQLNRELRAASLDPKIITCREEMGPPATSPTEMGPPRHTMMPRESLSKDDRPNQPTKKESSVSSGHQGALRTDERNIPSVECTANNPGENTIKQLKGSTPEIASTEKTGVEIDNKHLGDLCSVEDSSLDLSEFDLDYLQASDIGADYLSLEECSKRFAPPMSDVDLAKEFPDAGGLGLSQGVRMGGLVPQELNVMPVTTVTTPPSALASEEEATEETNVSKVLETIKDSGPGNGKNENG
- the LOC135496463 gene encoding calmodulin-binding transcription activator 2-like isoform X4; this encodes MEGSKSKKDAENRPKGYYTLIKSQFAYVPYPEVDENPNKQHDEPKVIVLPKQLEELPKPLEFPTENHRWNTNEEIAGLLISFDRHAQWQSSEVKQRPTSGSMVLYNRAQVKYRNDGYFWKKRRDGKTTREDHMKLKVQGIECIYGKYSHSAILPTFHRRCYWLLQNPDVVLVHYLNVPYTDDNKVALTTLSAAEKKKWTREELVGQLRPMISTSKMSDFQKLPAAEQIMEEKVEHIVNHLLQQQPGDAMGNDVQDAGKKKKGLPLLQAAPRVMPQGAALPGQAVLLPGAVNNTNQMSATPFILNLSQFQGSNDLIILSGQNAARISIFSNGQNVQGGATAAQGVAPKIVNVGQVSPVVGVEDMPDSSVCDTTLTSSVFNSTPTSDPASSTFHAYTTLPPGVATVCSSFTTSTPVMSYTAASDGSIVSLSSLPTACMSVAPDQLPGIKESVYSPAPFMTDAQNENKLHMNLVNFNPNQVKSENIDVPGLHLTQEEIQKTLAANMPSESSEEQITQSAADMTDMQQNVSTPTSADLNFDAFDLLDLNDLGEFDSLNADLMITESCEKDKLGLNATLGHDPDLNENSSVGEEGKTGQADVSDYSPDWSYPEGGTKVLITGPWYDSSASYGCTFDGVLVSAQFIQSGVLRCVCPAHGPGFVTFQVTSESYAISKDCAFEYRVRSPSQAVDGLGEDTRWLINEDKQFKLALLERMEGLEKRLVKGPASFRTASAINTTKLLVKSCDIFEERMIDYCEACSRQAWISEPIVPLPNSYKGMTLLHLAAALGYSRLIKTLIQWRTEKSCMILEYEVDALSLDDCSCTPFLWACALNRLDAAVVLYQWNQSAVNVCTREGLLPLILAREKGHVSLVDHIDQLENLREYNSSQNIISFLESFNCSTLSEDSMTLSQPLTSTPERSQASFKTSSKFSSTLSVEGQSTLTVETPPYSTSPKPSPKLKPASKSSKRSERLRKRLSVEILPSKGSPQDSPTNPAPVAVTVDLGKKSLRSVNSDPHLAALTSDENPMMSGDLASPVIFMQTEPQQLASKDSDKPVAMDTDEVSETRSSSPFIDVERVSSDEEDTTTEVTPKIKTESSSSQNQMITLAKQIIAAMPERIKLSPSRSDDSGIVRDRSNSYGSFSSTSTTPPCMEGEGFGAFDEYRYPDYGTPASSLSPESSCLQSPLSFTLDSPPPTMSDFKEYFNAPSTFMEKDFSQLTLSDQEQRHLYEAARIIQDVYRKYKDRQQQQQQRRKEISAAVLIQSYYRRYKQYAYYKKMCQAAVLIQSQFRSYQVQKRFKRSRDAATVIQNQYRAYKEHERFKKSRDAAKIIQQRFRSHYQRSQGGEKSRKGHPLTRQSSHGDLWDMMHTVRFREGGKLRDRQKRQNSQ